GGGGTGGTTGCCCGGATCCTCGGACCGCTTTTCGGTCCGGACTCATATGTCGGGCGCGACTTGGTGATATTCGGACCGACACTCGCCGGCCTGGGTCTCGTCGGCGTCTCCGTCAGCCTGCTCGTTTGGGCCGTCAAAAGCTCGTCTAACCGACAACCAACCGCGCCCGCCGGCTGGTATCCCGACCTCCACGACGCCACTCTGCTGCGCTACTTCGACGGCGAGATATGGACTCAGCAAACCGCACCGCGCCTCCCCGGCCCGTAGTCGACGCGTCGCGATTGCCATCGCGATGTCGGCTCTCACCGCCTCTCCCCTGCCACACCTTCCGGATACGCAGCAGCGCCAGCCGGTTGTGTCATCCCCGGCCTACGTTGAATCACCGAAACGTCCGAGTGACCTCACCCGTCACGCTGGGTCATTTTGGCCACGGCTCCTCGACGCCAACGGCTACCGCAAGCTGCCCAAGCTCGTGGGCCCGTCCACGATTAGGGCGTGTCTGGCCCCTCGAAACGGCCCGACTGCCCGGGGGACACCACCAGGGTGGACACTATGGCGTGGCCCTTTCTGCAACAGTGTTCAAAGTAGAACTTGGCGTCTCCGATGTCGATCACGGCTACTACGCCGATCACACGCTGACCGTGGCCCGTCATCCCAGTGAGACCGATGAGCGGATGGTGGTGCGGCTGTTGGCGTTTGGCCTGCGCGCACACCGACTCGGCGACGTCGACGGTGAGTTGGCATTCGGGGCGGGCCTGTTCACCCCTGGCGTACCGGACTTGCGGCTCGCCGATTACACGGGCCGAATCCTGGAGTGGATCAGTGTCGGCCAGCCCGACGAACGCGCCTTGGGCAAGGCTGCCGGCCAGGCCGACCAGGTGCTGCTTTTCCCGTTCGCCGCCGGCGTGGCCACCTGGTGGCGCACCGTCGGCCCCAAAGTGGCGGGGCTGGCGAACCTGTCGGTGCTGCAGATACCGCACGCTCCGGTGCAGCAACTGGCCCAGTCTGTCGATCGACGGGTCTCGGCCCAGGTGATGGTGATCGAAGGTCAGGTGACGATGACCGTGGGCGGAGTAGACGTCACCTTCACGCCCGAGCCATTGCAGTGAACGCCTGAGCCCGAGGTCCTAGTCCTGCCGGGCGGCACACATGCCTCGCGGCCCGCACGTCCGAGCGAAAGCCGTTGGCCCGGGGAACAATCCTACGATGTGAAGAGTTCGTCGAGGTGCTGATCGATGGCGGCGAGGGCCTCCCCGGGATTGATGACCTCCAGGTCGAGAAGGGGTGTCAGGCCGGTCAGCGCGAGGATGCGGTCGGTCTCGGTGTTCGCGTCGCGATCACGAGCAATCTGTCCCTCACTGATCGCTTGCGCGATAAGTACTTTGACACGCTCCCGCCCCTGGCGTAGGCCGTCGCGCGTATGATCGCGAATCGTGTTGTCGTGCAGTGCTTCGAGAACGTAGGCGGCATTCATTCGGCTCGTCGCACGCGCATCGTCGTGCAGCGGCAGCATTTCGATGAGTATCAATCGCAGGACGTCTCGAGGATGCGGCGCCGCACCGAGCGCCTCCAGACCGCGCGCCACTCGCTGAGCAGTCTGCTCGGCAGCGAAGTCCATCGCGAACGAAAGCAACTCCTGACGACTCGCGAAGTAGTGCTGGAGTTGGCCGTGTGACATCTCGGCCTCCTTCGCCACCTCACGCAGGCTCAGACGCAGAACCCCACGTTGATCCACCACGCGCCACAGGGCGCGAGCGATGGTTTCGCGACGTTCTCGATGGTCGACCTGTTTCGGCAACGCGCACCCCTTCCGCCTATTACCATACATCTGACATAATACAGTTGACATGGAAAGGTGTGGGAATGACCGGTCGGTCGAGGAACGTCCAAGCACGCAGTGGGGACCGCGACCGGTCGAGCCGGGCGGTGGCTGACGCCGCACCGCACGTCCTCCCCCGAGGGCGCGGCCGTTTCGAGTTGGGGTGTGCGCGATGACCGCATTCGCCGACCCTGAGCTGGAGGCGGCATATTTCGCGGCCTACGACGCGGTGATGGCGTCTTGGCCGGTGCCGGCCAAGACGGTAGATCTTTCGGGGCGGTACGGAACGACACGAGTCACGTCCGCAGGCCCGACCGCGGCGCCGTCGCTGGTCCTGCTCCATGGATACAGTGGCACGGCCGGAATGTGGTACCCGGTAGTCGGTTCGATGGCCGAGGAGCATCACGTGCGGGCCGTGGACACCATAGGCGAGCCGGGCCGCAGTCGACACACCGGCGCTGCCTTGACCAGTATGGATGATCTCGTGGATTGGCTCGCGGAAACTTTCGATCTGCTCGAGCTACCCGCCGCCGATCTGTGCGGCCAGTCCCTGGGCGGGCACCTCGCGTTCCGGTTCGCGCTCGCCCATCCCGAACGGGTGCGGCGGCTGGTGCTGCTCGATCCGCCTCTGGTCTTCGCCGGGCTCAGCCCAGAATTCGAGGAGTTGGGCCGGAATCGCGACCCGCACCCGACTTTCGAGAATGCCCGCGCGATGCTGGCATCGGGCGCCCCCGGGAGCGGGCCTGCGCATCTCGAGGCCTACTTCGATCTGCTCGCTCGCGGGGCCGCTCACTTCCCGGCCTCGCCGATCGTTCATCCCCATCTGCCGGACGGGCTGACGCACCTGCCGGTCCCGACCCTCGTCGCTCTGGCTGGGGCGAGCCAGGTGCATGATTCAGACGCGGCCGCGGAAGTCGCGCGGCGTGCCGGGGCGCACACGGTGATTCTCCCCGGTGCGGGGCACGGCCTCCTGGCCGACGTCGAACCCGTCCGCAGTCTTGTCCTCGAACACCTCCGGCGGAAGGACTCGCCGACCTGATTGCGGACGGTCCCCCCGTTGGTGGCTACGGGACGGATCTCGTTCGTCTTAGGTATACGAGCCCAAAACCACCCGGAAATGAGCGTCTCTCCCCCAACACATTTCGCCGCCGTCACCGGTCGCTCGTGTTTCGACCCAGCAGGTCGCGTTCCAGGAAATCTCGGAAGATCTGCGCGAGATTCGTCGCGATGGGGTCGGAGTAATCACCGAGTCGGTTTCCGAGTTGAAAGGCCTCATTGACAACGGCCCGACGTGGCAGCTCAGCACGGACCTCGCCGCCGAATTCCGTCTGTACCCGTTCCCTGATCGACTGGTCGATGCCGTTTCTACGGTCGAAACCGGATAGAACTACACCACACCACCTGAGTGGATGTGTTCGTTGGATACGCTCAACTCGGTCACGGGCCTCGCGGGCTTTGCGTACCGCATCAAGGGTCGGAGTGATCGGGGCGAACGCAACATCACCTAGATGCATTGCCAAGGCTTCCAAGGAGCCAGTGCGACCACCGGTGTCGATCAAGACGACCTCATAGCGGCCAAAGATGCCGGCAGCGTCAAAGATGGCCCGCAACAATCCGGTGTCCGGTGCGCCGAAGCCTGCAACACGGCCTAAGGACGCACCTGCAGGTAGCAAATCGATGCCGGGCCACCTGGTTTCAATGATCTCCTCATCGATTCGCTTCGCGCCCTTGTCGGGATTCCCCCAAAAACTGATATCGGCATCCTCAAGGACTGAACCCAAGCCGGTCGAATGCTGCGACACTCCAAAGTGATTAGACAGATTTCGCTCTGGGTCTGCGTCGACCAACAATGCGGAGATCCCGGCCCGCGAGGCCTCCCCCGCCAGCATCATCTGCCATAGCGTTTTCGCTGTTCCGCCCTTACCGGAAAGCACCAGCACCGAAACAGCTACCATCGCGAGCCTCTATGCAATGCCTGACTCACCTCGCTGCATTCCCCCATCGTGGTCGCGTTGTTGCCAGACACCGCGCGCTCTCAGCCTATATGTCGAACAGCGGATCGAACTCCACCCGAGTCGACGTCTACAGGAATCGGGATTGTCCGGGGCCGACTACGAGGTCCTGGCGGCTTTCATCGACCGGTTCACCCCAGCTGAGCTCGACAAGCTCGCAACCCTCAACGAACGAATCATGCATCACTTGGATACCGGAGACTCCTCGGGCGAAGACGAGCCGTCATACACCAGCCGTCGCCCCCTCGACATCTACTACAGGACGTCGTAGCTTGAGGTGATGAGGGTGGGGATCATCGGTGGCGGTTTCGCGGGATTGGCGGCGGCCATTGCATTTCGGCAAGTCGGTCACGACGTCTCGGTGTTCGAGAAATCCCTTGGACCATCCGTTGCCGGCGGCGCTATCTCCCTCGCCCCGAATGCGCTCACTTGCTTGTCGATCCTCGGCGTTCGAGGACGTGTCGTGACTGAACCGTGGTCACGCATGCCTGCCACCGTGCGCACTTCGGATGGTGCTGTACTCATCCGCCGAACGCTTGCGCAGCTCACCGGTGGAGATCGGTACGCCGCAGTGGCGCGCAGTCAGCTACTCAGCTGGTTGACCGAAAGGCTTCCGCCCGACTGTCTGCACTACTCCAGCATCGTGACTGGGGTGCGTACGGACGGTGTCGTGGTCATCGACGGGAGGGAACGCCGTTTTGATCTGGTCATCGGCGCGGACGGAACACGGGGCATTGTCAGAAAATCGCTCTGGCCGGACGCACCTCCACCGCACTCCACCGGAATCACAGGATGGGCCTGGATCGTCGACCGGCAACTCGATGCCGGTTTCGGACCAATCTGGGGCCGTACAACAGATTTCGGGATCTTGCCCCTCGTCGATGGCCGTACCTACATCTACGGCGGAACCCGGGAAGACGGAACCGAACTGCACGCGTACCGCCGCTGGCCGGCACCACTCCCGACGCTTATCGACGCCGCGGATCCCAACCGCATGGTCGCCGTGGAAATTTTCGAAGCCCGACCACCGCGCCAACTCGTACGCGGCAAAGTCGCACTCATCGGCGATGCCGCCCACACGATGCGCCCGACGTTCGGCCAAGGCGCAGCACTGGCCATGGAAGACGCCGTCACTTTAGCCAAGGGTGGCGCCGAGGGCCTGGCCAAACGCAGGGCGCGAATCCTCACGCTGTACACCGCCTCAAAGGCTGGATCGCATTTCGCAACCCCAGGCCTTCACACTGCGGAAACCGTCCGAAATCTGGCTTTACGGCTCACGCCTGACGCTATCTTCGGTCTCATGGCGGGGGCGGTCAGCCACTGGCGGCCGGCGGGAATGGGCATCGGCACGCTGGGCTCGCGCACCAATACCTGAGCTGCGCTACACGCCGCCGCGGCGCAGCATCCGACCCTGCGCGGTCTGGAAGTCAATCTTCTTGCCGCGCAACCAGGTACCCCGCACCACACCGGCCAGTGCCCGTCCGTCATACGGGCTGATCGGGTTCTTGTGGTGCAGCTTGTGCACGTCGACCACCTGTGCGGACTCGGGCTCGAAGATCGCGAAATCGGCGTCGTAGCCCAGCGCGATCTTGCCCTTGGTGTTCAACCCGGCAAGTGCGGCGGGCTTGGCCGCCATCCAGTCGATCACCTGCGTGAGAGCTATCCCCCGACGCTTGGCTTCGGTCCAGATCAACGACAGACCCAGCTGCAGCGACGCGACACCGCCCCAGGCGACGCCGAAGTCGCCGTTCTCGACGTCCTTCAGATCGACCGTCGACGGTGAGTGGTCGGAGACGATGCAGTCGATCGTGCCGTCGAGAAGGCCCTGCCACAGCAGCTCACGATTCGACGCCTCACGGATCGGCGGGCAGCACTTGAATGCCGTTGCGCCGTTGGGGATCTCCTCGGCGAGCAGCGTCAAGTAGTGCGGACACGTCTCGACAGAGATCTTGACGCCGTCACGCTTTGCGGTCGCCAGCATCGGCAGTGCGTCCGAGGACGACAGGTGCAGGATATGCGCGCGGGCGCCGGTCCACCGAGCACGCTCGATCACCTCGGCGATCGCCACGTTCTCGGCGCCGCGCGGCCGCGACGCGAGGAAGCGTTCGTACCGGTCCCCCTCGGCTGTGGGGGCATGGTCGATGGCGCGAGAGTCCTCGGCGTGCACGATCATCATGGAGTCGAAGTCGGCCAGCACGGCCATGTCCTTCTCCATCTCATCCGCGTCGAGATGCGGGAACTCGTCGACGCCGGAGTGCAGCAGGAAGCATTTGAAGCCGAACACGCCTTCGTCATGCAGACCGCGCAGATCGTCGGTGTTGCCCGGAATCGCGCCGCCCCAGAACCCGACATCGATGTGCGTCTTGCCCGATGCCGCCGCACGCTTGGCATTCAGTGCTTCGACGTTGACCGTCGGCGGGATCGAGTTCAGCGGCATGTCGATCAGCGTGGTCACACCGCCCGCCGCCGCCGCGCGGGTAGCGGAGTCGAACCCCTCCCACTCCGTGCGGCCCGGCTCGTTGACGTGCACGTGCGTATCGACCAGGCCGGGGATCATGACCTGCGCGTCGGTCAGTTCGATGATCTCCGCGCCGGTGAGGCCGCTGCCCAGCGGCTCGATCGCGACGACGCGACCGTCGCGGATGCCGATTTCGCGGGCGACGATTCCCGCCGTCGTCAGCGTGCGCTCGCCGCGGACCACCAGGTCGAAATCGGGTTGGTTGGACCGGTCCCCTGCGTCGGCGGTCATCGGCAGCTCTCCATGGCTACGAGCATAATTCCTCATCGTGGAAATGAAACTCCATACTGTGGCCGACACTAGATGTGAGCGCCGACACAGTCAATCGTGCCAAAAGCTTGACAGGTGATGTGCAGATACGACTTACTTACTGAATCCGTGGAATATTACTTCCACAGAGTGGAATGTTTGCGACGGCGTCGATGTCGTCGCTCCGACCGTGACAGGCGTATCCATGACCACTGAGTCCACCGGGCTGATCGGCGACTCCAACCGCACCGATGCCACCCCGTTCGCCGACGTGAGTCCGCATCTGTACAACCCCGATCTCGCGCCTACCAAGCGTGAAGGTCGGCGTTGGGGCGCGTACAACATCTTCACGTTGTGGGCCAACGACGTGCACAGCCTGGGCAACTATTCGTTCGCCATCGGACTGTTCGCCCTCGGCCTCGGTGGGTGGCAGATCCTGGTGGCGCTCGGACTCGGCGGCGCCTTCCTCTTCTTACTGCTCAACCTGTCCGGGTTCATGGGAGAGAAGACCGGTGTCCCGTTCCCGGTGATGAGCCGCATCGCCTTCGGCATCCGCGGAGCGCAGATCCCCGCCATCATCCGCGGTGCGGTCGCGATCGCATGGTTCGGCATCCAGACCTACCTCGCGTCGGTGGTGCTGCGCATCCTGATCATCGCGCTCGCACCGTCGGCGGCGACCCTCGACTCGAACAGCTTCTTGGGGCTGTCGACGCTCGGCTGGATCTCGTTCGTCGCACTGTGGGCGATCCAGGTGGTCATCGTCAGCTACGGCATGGAAATGATCCGCAAGTACGAGGCCTTCGCCGGTCCGGTCATTCTGATCACGATGGTCGCGCTCGCGATCTGGATGCTCAACAACGCCGACTGGTCCATCGCGTGGACGACGCCCGACTCGCTGACCGGCGTCGACATGTGGCTGAAGATCATCGGCGGCGCCAGCTTGTGGGTCGCGATCTACGGCACGTTCGTCCTCAACTTCTGCGACTTCACCCGTAACGCGACGTCGAAGCGGGCGATCGTGAAAGGCAACTTCTGGGGCATCCCGCTCAACATGCTGGTGTTCGGCGGCATCGTCATCACGCTGGCCGGCGCTCAGTTCCGCATCGACGGACGCATCATCGACGCACCCGCCGACATCGTCAAGGAAGTCCCGAACACCCTGCTGCTGGTGCTCGCCGCACTCGCGCTGCTGATCCTGACGGTGGCCGTGAACATGATGGCCAACTTCGTCGCACCGATCTATGCGCTCAACAACCTGTTCCCGAAGCACCTGAACTTCCGTCGCGCAGCACTCATCTCGGCCGTCATCGGCCTGGTGATCCTGCCGTGGAACCTGTACAACTCCCCTGCCGTCATCAACTACTTCCTCGGTGGCCTCGGCGCGATCCTCGGGCCGCTGTTCGGCATCATCATGGCCGACTACTGGCTGGTGCGTCGCTCCAACATCAATGTTCTGGCCCTGTTCACGACCGACGCCAATGGCGAATACCACTACGCAAAGGGCATCAATGTGCGTGCCGTGGTCGCCCTCGTCATCACGGCGGTTGTGGCACTTCTGCTCGCGTTCGTTCCGGCGTTCAAGGTCGTCTCGGAGTTCTCCTGGTTCATCGGCGCGGGACTGGGTGCGATCGTGTACCTGGTGGTCGCAGACCGCCGGGGCCCGTTCAACGATGTCTCCGGCGAACCGATCGCCGTGGCCAGCACGCACTAGTAGGGATGCCATGAGAATCCTCGTAGCCAACGTCAACACGACGGTCTCGATGACCGATGCGATCGCCGAGTCGGCGCGCGGCGTCGCGTCGCCGGGTACCGAGATCGTCGGCATCACACCGCGTTTCGGGGCGGACTCGTGCGAAGGAAACTTCGAGAGCTATCTCGCGGCGATCGCAGTCATGGACGCGATCACGTCATACACCGAGCCGTTCGACGCGGTGATCCAGGCCGGCTACGGCGAGCACGGTCGGGAAGGTCTGCAGGAGTTGCTCGACGTCCCGGTCGTGGACATCACCGAGGCGGCCGCGTCGACGGCGATGTACCTCGGGCACAAGTATTCGGTCGTCACCACGCTCGACCGCACCGTCCCGCTGATCGAAGACCGCCTCAAGCTCGCCGGCCTCGACGCACGGTGCGCGTCGGTGCGGGCGTCGGGACTGGGTGTGCTCGAACTCGAGTCGGATCCGGAACGGGCCGTCGAAGCGATCGTCCGCCAGTCGCGAGAGGCGGTCGAGAACGATCACGCCGAAGTGATCTGTCTCGGCTGTGGTGGTATGGCCGAACTCGAGGCGAAGGTCAGGGCCGCGACCGGCGTCCCGATCGTCGACGGGGTCCGCTCGGCGGTCACCATCGCCGAAGGTCTGGTCCGCATGGGCTTGTCCACCTCGAAGGTGCGCACCTACGCGACGCCGCGGCAGAAGAAGGTCATCGGCTGGCCATTCCAGTTGTAGGCCAACCACATACGACGAGGCCGGGCACCTGATCGGGTGCCCGGCCTCGTCGTATGTCAGAGCCTGATCTGTCGGTTGACGTCCTTGTACAACAGGTAGCGGAAGTTCGACGGCCCGCCCGCGTAGCACGCCTGCGGGCAGAACGCGCGCAGCGAGAGGAAGTCGCCCGCCTGGACTTCGACCCAGTCTCCGTTGAGGTGATAGACGGCCTTGCCTTCGAGCATCAGGAGGCCGTGTTCCATGACGTGGGTCTCGGCGAACGGAATGGTCGCGCCGGGTTCGAAGGTGACGATGTTGACGTGCATGTCGTACGCCAGGTCCTGCGGGTCGAGCATGCGCGTGGTGCGCCACTTGCCGTCGGTCCCGGGCATGGCTGACGGCTCGATGTCCTGCTCGTTGCCGAACTTGACTGATGGAGTGCGACCGTCGATGGCCTCGTACCGCTTGCGGATCCACACGAAAGTCGCGTCGGCGTCGCCGTTGTTGTGGGCCGACCAGTCGGTGCCCGCCGGAAGGTAGGCAAAACCGCCCTCGGTGAGTACCTGCGACTGGCCCGCCGCGTCGACGGTGAGCGCACCGGACGTGACGAACAGGAAGCTCTGCACCTCGGGCTGCGGCTCGGGGCGCTGCGCCCCGCCGCCCGGCTTGACCTCGACGATCGCCTGGTAATACGTCGTCGCACCACCGGCGACCGGTCGGTTGATGATCCAGGCGCGCGTATCGGTCCACTCCGGGAACACCGAGGTGACGATGTCGGAGAGGACGCCGCGCGGGATGACCGTGTAGGCCTCGGTGACGATGGCGCGGTCGGTCAGCAGATCGGTCTGCGGGGGCAGGCCGCCGCGGGGCGTGTAGTACGACGCTTCGGTCCTTGGGGGGGTCACTGATTGCTCCTGGTTGTGCGGCCGAGCGCGATGTCGCGCACGGTGGAGGTGGGGAGATCGGTGGCAATCTCGATCTCGTCGGCGGTGAGGGCGCCGCACACGCTGCCGCGATGGATCACGTTCGCGAGTGCGCGGGCGGTGGCCGGCTCGTCCATGACGGTCGAGTCGAGTCGGTGGACGTAGTTGCGCAGGCGCGTCGCGGCGGGCGCGAAGGCACCGCGATAGAACGCGTAGGTCGCCAGGTATCGGGTGACGAGTTGAGCGGGGTGCATGTCCCAGCCCTGGTAGATGCCCCGTTCGAGGTGGCGCCGGACGAGGCGCGCGTGCAGCTTCCATGCCATGGCGACGTTGTCGGGGTCGCCGACCGGCAGGATATTGGTCGAGCCGTCGGACAGGTGGACACCCGTACCCGCGACGGCGAGTTGCATGACGTTCTTGGCGTGATCTGCCGCCGGGTGTTCCATCGACTGGTAAGCGGCGGCGATTCCGAGGGAGGCCGAGTAGTCGTAGGTCCCGTAGTGCAGCGAGCTGACGCGGCCCTGGCCGGCGTGGATGAACTGGGCGACGGGTGCGCGGCCGTCGGCGCCGAGGATCGCCTGCGGTGTCTCGACCTGCACCTCGAAGCGGATGCGGCCGGCCGGCAGTTCGTTCGCAGCCTCGAGCGCGCTCGCGACGACGACTATCGCCTCGACCTGGTCGACGGACGTCACCTTGGGGAGGGTGAGGGTGAGGCCGTCGGGTAGGCCGCCGGATTCGACGAGTCCGCTGACGAACATGTCGAGCGTGCGCAGGCCGCGCGCCCGGGTGCCCGCCTCGAAGCACTTGAAGCGGGTGCCGACGAACGGCGTCGAGGTACCCGCGTCGAGCGCGATCCGCAGTGCGGCGATCGCCTGCGCGACATCGGCGTCCTCCGTCGCGTCGTCGAAAGTGCCGTAGCCGTCCTCGAAGTCGATGCGGAGGTCTTCGATCGGCTCGGTGGCGAGCTTGTGCTCGACGAGGGTTGCGAGCGTGTCGGGCGCACAGTCGGTTCCGCTGCTCGCGCCGACGAGTGCGGCCACCGCGTCGAGCCCGCCGGCGTCCTTCGCGGCCGCGAGGGCGGTAGATCCCCAGTCGGCAGGCATGGTCGCCGTGTACCGGTTGCCCGGGATGTAGACGGTGTGGACCGGCTGTCGACGGCCGTCATCACCGGGGTATTGGTTCACCAGTTGTGAGTCGGCGGCCGAGAGACGGCGATCGACGTCTGCCAGCACCGCATCGTCGAGGCGTCGTGTCACAGGTGTCCCCTCCTCCCCTGTCGGAAGTTTCCGTCAAAACAGAATTCCACATTGTGGAGTTTAACGCGAGTGTAATGGGCGCACGATGTGCGTTTCTTCGCCGAAACACTTTTTCCATATTGCGGAAACTATGCTGTGCATGTTGGATGGAACGAAAATCATCGATCGGAAGTGGACTGTATGGCTGAGAAGTCGGGTGGCGTGCAGTCGGTGGAGCGCGCCTTCGAGTTGATGGAACTGATCGGACGTGCCGGAGGAGAGTGCTCGCTCACGGAGTTGTCGGCAGAGTCTCCGTTGCCGCCACCGACGATTCACCGTCTCCTGCGCACGTTGGTCGGCATCGGTTACGTGCGTCAACTGCCCAATCGCCGCTACGCGCTGGGGCCGAGATTGATTCGGCTCGGTGAAGTGGCGAACCGCCAGCTGGGCGCGGTCGCCGCTCCGGTGCTGCAGTCGTTGGTCGACGAACTGTCGGAGACGGCGAGTCTCGCAGTGCTCGACGGCGACATGGTGATCTACACCGGACAGGTTCTGCCTCCGACGCTGGCGCGGGCCAACAGTGAGGTAGGCAAGCGCGTCGGTCTGCACACAACCGGTGTGGGCAAGGCGGTCCTGGGTGAGTTGGACGACGCACGCATTCTGAAACTGGTCACGCAGTCTGGATTTCCCGCACCGACCGAGAACAGTGCGTCGACCCTTTCTGCGGTGTTCGCCAACGTCGAACGCGTGCGCGTCGACGGCTATGCGATCGACAACGAGGAGTTCGAGATCGGTGTTCGCTCCGTCGCGATGGCGGTGCCCGGCGCTCCGACACCGATGGCGATCGGCATCTCCGGGCCCACGGCTCAAGTCAGTGAGGAGTTGATCGCTCGAGCCGTTCCGGCACTGAAGAAGGCGACCGGCGTAATCTCAGAAGCCTTGATCGGGGCAAGGGAGCGGTAAACCTCATTCGCCGCGCCGCACATTGGTTTCTGATGTCGTCCACCGTATTTCACCGGTCGTGTGCCGGAAACGGGCCAAGGACTCCGCGCTCCCGCAGCGCCGGCGCCCAGCGCCCGACAGCCGTAGTGATTTCGCGGTCGAAGATCGACCAACGATCTTGGCCCCCGAAGCAATCGTGCAACGTCGATACGTATTCCGTCAGCGTGTCGATATCGTCGATGGCGGCCAGGTATCGACAGGTCTTGTCGTATTCGATCAGCAAGTTGTGGTTGACGGCGTATCGCACCAACTGCTTTGTGGTGCTTGTTCGTTCCATCTCGGTCAGCACCAGATCTAAGCCGTCGCAGAGCGCGGCAGCGAATTGCCGCATATCGGTGCGATGATCGAAACGCACCTCGTGGGGCAGATCGGATACCAAATGCTCCCAACGACGTTGCAGTAGCGAACCTTTGAGTGGGTGCTCCACCCGCTCGTATCCAGGGCACGCGGTGTCGACCTCAGCCGAACCGATACCCACGTTGACAAAGAATCCATGCCACGACATCGTGCCGTTGTGCCGGTCGGCTTGAAAGTTGAGCACGTCGTAGAGCGGTCCCCGTTCCCGCTCGAAGCTGGACCCGGATACGTCGAAACCGCGCGCTCGCAGGAAGGGGCCGACATCGGCGGAAACCATTGTTGCGTACGCACGTTGCAATGAACCATCGGCTGTCCCCCCACCCATGATCCCAAGGGTAAGTCGCCGACACAGTCGTTCCGTACACCAATTTTCGGGCGCCGGTCGTGATGCGCAGGGACGGGCCGACGGTCAGAACCGGCGACGCGGATCCCGGCCGTTCCAGGCGACGAGGCGGTCGATGGCGGGGGCATCATCGGGGATCGGGACGGCCTCGGCGAACGGGACGGCGACCTCGTCGAAACCCCGCGCCGCCGAGATCTCCTCATAGAGGTCTCGGCGGTTCTCGGCCGGGAGAATCTGACGTGCCCCGTCGAACGCCGCGGCCACGACCGTGTCGTCCCAGTCGGGCTGCCGGCCGGTCGCTGTCGCAAGATCCCATGTGTGGACGGTCAGCTCGGAAAAGTAGGACGCCAGCACCTCGGCGCCGTTCCCTGCGATCCACGGCAGAGCCATGGGTCGTACGAGGACGGCGTCGTCGCTCCAGGCAGCCGCGGCCCGTCTCCCCGACTCTCGCCACGCATCGGTCCAGCGATCGTCGGCGACAGCGGTTTCGGTGACTGCGAATGGATCGTCGCCGCGGCCGAGCGCGGTAATTCGGTCAAGCACACCGACGAGGTGGGCGAGCAAGGCTCGCACATCCATCTCTGTGCATGGCGTCGGATCCGTGAGTTGCGATGG
The genomic region above belongs to Mycolicibacterium sp. HK-90 and contains:
- a CDS encoding aldolase, which codes for MTRRLDDAVLADVDRRLSAADSQLVNQYPGDDGRRQPVHTVYIPGNRYTATMPADWGSTALAAAKDAGGLDAVAALVGASSGTDCAPDTLATLVEHKLATEPIEDLRIDFEDGYGTFDDATEDADVAQAIAALRIALDAGTSTPFVGTRFKCFEAGTRARGLRTLDMFVSGLVESGGLPDGLTLTLPKVTSVDQVEAIVVVASALEAANELPAGRIRFEVQVETPQAILGADGRAPVAQFIHAGQGRVSSLHYGTYDYSASLGIAAAYQSMEHPAADHAKNVMQLAVAGTGVHLSDGSTNILPVGDPDNVAMAWKLHARLVRRHLERGIYQGWDMHPAQLVTRYLATYAFYRGAFAPAATRLRNYVHRLDSTVMDEPATARALANVIHRGSVCGALTADEIEIATDLPTSTVRDIALGRTTRSNQ
- a CDS encoding IclR family transcriptional regulator, with the protein product MAEKSGGVQSVERAFELMELIGRAGGECSLTELSAESPLPPPTIHRLLRTLVGIGYVRQLPNRRYALGPRLIRLGEVANRQLGAVAAPVLQSLVDELSETASLAVLDGDMVIYTGQVLPPTLARANSEVGKRVGLHTTGVGKAVLGELDDARILKLVTQSGFPAPTENSASTLSAVFANVERVRVDGYAIDNEEFEIGVRSVAMAVPGAPTPMAIGISGPTAQVSEELIARAVPALKKATGVISEALIGARER
- a CDS encoding NCS1 family nucleobase:cation symporter-1, whose protein sequence is MTTESTGLIGDSNRTDATPFADVSPHLYNPDLAPTKREGRRWGAYNIFTLWANDVHSLGNYSFAIGLFALGLGGWQILVALGLGGAFLFLLLNLSGFMGEKTGVPFPVMSRIAFGIRGAQIPAIIRGAVAIAWFGIQTYLASVVLRILIIALAPSAATLDSNSFLGLSTLGWISFVALWAIQVVIVSYGMEMIRKYEAFAGPVILITMVALAIWMLNNADWSIAWTTPDSLTGVDMWLKIIGGASLWVAIYGTFVLNFCDFTRNATSKRAIVKGNFWGIPLNMLVFGGIVITLAGAQFRIDGRIIDAPADIVKEVPNTLLLVLAALALLILTVAVNMMANFVAPIYALNNLFPKHLNFRRAALISAVIGLVILPWNLYNSPAVINYFLGGLGAILGPLFGIIMADYWLVRRSNINVLALFTTDANGEYHYAKGINVRAVVALVITAVVALLLAFVPAFKVVSEFSWFIGAGLGAIVYLVVADRRGPFNDVSGEPIAVASTH
- a CDS encoding DUF4304 domain-containing protein, with the protein product MGGGTADGSLQRAYATMVSADVGPFLRARGFDVSGSSFERERGPLYDVLNFQADRHNGTMSWHGFFVNVGIGSAEVDTACPGYERVEHPLKGSLLQRRWEHLVSDLPHEVRFDHRTDMRQFAAALCDGLDLVLTEMERTSTTKQLVRYAVNHNLLIEYDKTCRYLAAIDDIDTLTEYVSTLHDCFGGQDRWSIFDREITTAVGRWAPALRERGVLGPFPAHDR
- a CDS encoding bifunctional allantoicase/(S)-ureidoglycine aminohydrolase, giving the protein MTPPRTEASYYTPRGGLPPQTDLLTDRAIVTEAYTVIPRGVLSDIVTSVFPEWTDTRAWIINRPVAGGATTYYQAIVEVKPGGGAQRPEPQPEVQSFLFVTSGALTVDAAGQSQVLTEGGFAYLPAGTDWSAHNNGDADATFVWIRKRYEAIDGRTPSVKFGNEQDIEPSAMPGTDGKWRTTRMLDPQDLAYDMHVNIVTFEPGATIPFAETHVMEHGLLMLEGKAVYHLNGDWVEVQAGDFLSLRAFCPQACYAGGPSNFRYLLYKDVNRQIRL
- a CDS encoding TIGR03086 family metal-binding protein; translated protein: MITPTGSQTGYLQDPRLILDRAIATGAAVIAGVQPSQLTDPTPCTEMDVRALLAHLVGVLDRITALGRGDDPFAVTETAVADDRWTDAWRESGRRAAAAWSDDAVLVRPMALPWIAGNGAEVLASYFSELTVHTWDLATATGRQPDWDDTVVAAAFDGARQILPAENRRDLYEEISAARGFDEVAVPFAEAVPIPDDAPAIDRLVAWNGRDPRRRF
- a CDS encoding aspartate/glutamate racemase family protein; the encoded protein is MRILVANVNTTVSMTDAIAESARGVASPGTEIVGITPRFGADSCEGNFESYLAAIAVMDAITSYTEPFDAVIQAGYGEHGREGLQELLDVPVVDITEAAASTAMYLGHKYSVVTTLDRTVPLIEDRLKLAGLDARCASVRASGLGVLELESDPERAVEAIVRQSREAVENDHAEVICLGCGGMAELEAKVRAATGVPIVDGVRSAVTIAEGLVRMGLSTSKVRTYATPRQKKVIGWPFQL